A genome region from Nicotiana tabacum cultivar K326 chromosome 13, ASM71507v2, whole genome shotgun sequence includes the following:
- the LOC107823499 gene encoding putative methyltransferase PMT26, with translation MALGKYSRVDGRKSSSYCSTVTIVVFVALCLVGVWMMTSSSVVPVQNSDVSSQGKNSDAATQVSGSKESYNGGNESNNNAGDESNPTDEGKSKQFEDNPGDLPEDATKGDASVSQEENSSNSQRTESTTEVKQEEKSTEQNEDTGDSKSETQSESGTDNSDDKKMEDKDSEAGEKNENKSVGEETEEGSDEKKSVENPGELNEKKDQEVDQGSDEKADGQKKDQSPNEVFPSGAQSDLLNETTTQNGAFSTQASESKNEKETQKSPESDKESSYIWKVCNSTAGPDYIPCLDNLEAIRNLRSTKHYEHRERHCPDNPPTCLVPLPEGYQRSVEWPTSREKIWYHNVPHTKLAEVKGHQNWVKVSGEYLTFPGGGTQFKHGALHYIDFIQQSIPDIAWGKRTRVILDVGCGVASFGGYLFDRDVLAMSLAPKDEHEAQVQFALERGIPAISAVMGTKRLPFPSRVFDVVHCARCRVPWHIEGGKLLLELNRLLRPGGLFVWSATPVYQKLPEDVEIWEAMKKLTKAMCWELISKTKDRVNGVGVAVYRKPTDNECYEQRSEDAPPLCQGSDDPNAAWNVPLQACLHKAPVATSERGSQWPESWPARLSKSPYWLLSSQVGVYGKPAPEDFTADYEHWKHVVKNSYLSGMGINWSTVRNVMDMRAIYGGFAAALRDLNVWVMNIVSVDAPDTLPIIYERGLFGIYHDWCESFSTYPRSYDLLHADHLFSKIKTKCGLPVIVAEVDRILRPEGKLIVRDKVEAVTELESMFKSMHYEIRMTYSKDKEGLLCVQKTMWRPTEVETLTNALA, from the exons ATGGCATTAGGAAAGTACTCTAGAGTTGATGGTAGGAAGTCGTCGAGTTATTGCTCGACTGTGACTATAGTGGTATTTGTAGCTCTATGTTTAGTTGGGGTATGGATGATGACATCATCATCTGTTGTTCCAGTCCAAAATTCAGATGTGTCCTCACAGGGGAAAAATAGTGATGCGGCAACACAAGTTAGCGGAAGTAAAGAAAGTTATAATGGTGGCAATGAGAGTAACAACAATGCCGGTGATGAGAGTAATCCAACTGATGAGGGAAAATCAAAACAATTTGAGGATAACCCAGGCGATTTACCTGAGGATGCAACAAAAGGGGATGCCTCAGTTAGTCAAGAAGAAAATAGTTCTAATTCACAACGGACAGAATCAACAACAGAGGTCAAGCAGGAAGAAAAATCGACAGAACAGAATGAGGATACTGGAGACTCTAAGTCGGAAACTCAATCTGAGAGTGGGACAGACAATTCAGATGACAAAAAGATGGAGGATAAGGATTCTGAAGCTGgggagaaaaatgaaaataagtcTGTTGGAGAGGAGACCGAAGAGGGTTCTGATGAGAAAAAATCAGTAGAAAACCCAGGTGAACTGAATGAGAAAAAGGATCAGGAGGTAGACCAAGGTTCTGATGAGAAGGCTGATGGTCAGAAGAAGGACCAGTCGCCCaatgaggtatttccttcagggGCTCAGTCAGATCTTTTGAATGAAACTACAACTCAAAATGGAGCATTTTCAACTCAGGCATCAGAGTCAAAGAATGAAAAGGAAACACAGAAGTCTCCGGAATCAGATAAAGAAAGCAGTTACATTTGGAAAGTCTGCAATTCCACTGCTGGGCCAGATTATATCCCTTGCCTCGATAATTTGGAAGCAATTAGGAACCTCAGAAGTACAAAACATTATGAACACCGAGAGAGACACTGTCCGGATAATCCTCCGACTTGTCTTGTTCCACTTCCTGAAGGATATCAACGTTCAGTTGAGTGGCCCACGAGTAGGGAAAAG ATATGGTACCACAATGTTCCCCATACAAAGCTTGCTGAAGTCAAAGGACATCAAAATTGGGTAAAAGTTAGTGGTGAATACCTTACCTTCCCTGGTGGGGGAACCCAGTTTAAGCATGGTGCTCTGCACTATATTGATTTCATACAGCAG TCTATTCCAGATATTGCCTGGGGCAAACGAACTCGGGTTATATTAGATGTTGGATGTGGGGTTGCTAGCTTTGGGGGTTATCTTTTCGATAGAGATGTTTTAGCCATGTCTCTCGCACCGAAAGATGAACATGAAGCTCAGGTTCAGTTTGCTCTTGAGAGGGGTATTCCTGCTATATCTGCTGTCATGGGTACAAAGAGGCTTCCCTTTCCTAGTCGAGTCTTTGACGTTGTTCATTGTGCACGTTGCAGAGTGCCCTGGCATATTGAAG GGGGGAAGCTTCTCCTGGAGCTCAACCGTTTACTTCGACCTGGTGGACTTTTTGTGTGGTCTGCTACTCCTGTTTACCAAAAGCTTCCTGAAGATGTTGAGATCTGGGAAG CCATGAAGAAGTTGACAAAGGCAATGTGCTGGGAACTTATTTCAAAAACGAAGGATAGAGTTAATGGAGTAGGGGTCGCTGTATATCGCAAGCCTACTGACAATGAGTGCTATGAACAAAGATCAGAAGACGCTCCCCCACTTTGTCAAGGATCCGATGATCCAAATGCAGCCTG GAACGTGCCTTTACAGGCTTGCTTGCATAAAGCTCCAGTAGCCACATCAGAACGTGGATCTCAATGGCCAGAATCATGGCCAGCCAGGTTATCGAAATCACCTTACTGGTTATTGAGTTCCCAGGTTGGAGTATATGGGAAACCAGCTCCAGAAGATTTTACTGCAGATTATGAACACTGGAAACATGTTGTGAAGAATTCATATCTTAGTGGAATGGGGATAAACTGGTCTACTGTGCGGAATGTCATGGACATGCGTGCTATCTACGGAGG ATTTGCAGCTGCTTTAAGAGACTTGAATGTGTGGGTTATGAACATTGTCTCAGTAGATGCTCCAGATACACTACCAATTATTTATGAGAGAGGTCTTTTTGGAATTTACCATGACTGGTGTGAATCCTTCAGCACTTATCCCAGATCTTACGACCTTCTTCATGCTGACCATCTTTTCTCCAAGATTAAAACAAA GTGTGGTTTACCGGTAATAGTTGCAGAAGTTGACCGTATTTTGAGACCAGAAGGGAAGCTCATTGTCCGTGACAAAGTGGAAGCTGTAACCGAATTAGAAAGCATGTTCAAGTCTATGCATTATGAAATCCGTATGACCTATTCAAAGGACAAGGAAGGATTGTTGTGTGTGCAGAAAACAATGTGGCGACCAACGGAGGTTGAGACACTAACTAATGCCCTTGCTTAG